The genomic interval TTGGGGGCCAGCACCGGTCCCGGCACCGCCAGCCGGCGAAGGACCGCACCTTCGAGGCGGTCGCCGGCACGCGAACCGGAAGCCCCCGAGATCACCAGATCGAGATCCCCGGGCGAGAGACCGAAGCGCTCCAGGCCACGCCGGATCTGCGTCGCCAGCAACGCGTCGCCGCGGCCCCAGCCGCTGCGGCCGGCGGTGCCGTCAAATGCGCTTCCCCAGGCCGCCAGCCGCAGGCGACCACGCTCACCGGCGCGCTCCTCCGGCTCGAGCACCAGAACCGTGGCTCCCTCGCTGGCGATGAAGCCATTGCGACGGCGATCGAAGGGGCGAGCCTCCTCCACTCCGTCGCACGGCCGGGCGAGGGCGCGGAAGCGGTCGAGGACGGCGAAGATCAGGGGCGTCATCTCTTCCACCGCCGCCACCACCATGCGCCCGGCGCGGCCGGCGCGCAGCTCACCGGCGCCCCGCGCCATCATCAGCAGGGGGCTGGCCTCACGCTGACAAACGGTGAGGTTGGGACCGGCCAGGCGGCACTGGATCGAGATTTGCGCCGCCGGTGCGTTGGCGACGCACTCGGTGAAGAGGAAGGGCGACGCCGCCGCCGGCCCCTCGCCGAACACCTGGTCGAGGAGCCGCTCGGTGAAGGACATCGGGCCGAAGGCCGTCGCCGACACCACGCCGGTGTCGCGATCGGGCGTCTCCGGGAGGTCGTAGCCGGCTTCGTCGAGGGCCAGGCGAGCGGCGGTGACGGCGAAGCGCGAGGGCGGGCTCATGCGCCGACCGACGAGGGGCGGAATCCACTGCTGAAAAGGGACCGTCGGCAACCGGCCGGCGAGAGTCGCGGCGCCATCGCGAGGTGGCAGTCCCGCGAAGGGTTCCATCGGCCGGCGACTTCCCCGGCCCGCCGCCAGGGCGGCGGCGAGGGGTGCCCGGCCGACGCCCTCGGCACTCAGTACCCCCATCCCGGTGATGACGATAGAAGGTGGCGCCGAGCTCATGGGCGGGAGAACACCGCCGCGGCATTGCAGCCCCCGAAGGCGAGGTTGAGCGAAACCGCGTGCCGGCCAGCGACGGCGCGCGCCTCACCGGTCACCAGGGCGACCGGCAGCGCCGGATCGACGGCCCCGTCGCCGGGCGTCGGATGGACCTTGCCATGGACTAGGCCGAGCACCGTCGCCACCGCCTCGAGGCAGCCCGCCGAACCCAGCAGGTGACCGACGCAGGCCTTCGACGAGGTCACCGGAAGGGTCTCGGCAGCGCTTCCCAGAATGGCTTCGAGGGCGCGCCACTCGGCAGCGTCGTTGTGCGGCGTGCCGGTGCCGTGGGCATTGACGAAGGAAAGATCGTCGGCCTCGAGACCGGCATCGGCGATCGCTCGGCGCAGCGCTCGAGCGGCGCCCTCGCCCTCGGGCTGCGGCGCCGTCATGTGATGGGAGTCGCTGCTCGCTCCGCTGCCGGCGAGCAGCGCCAGGATCTCGACGTCGCGCCGACGGGCCGACTCGAGGGGCTCGAGCAGGAGCGCCGCTCCCCCTTCTCCGATGGAAAGGCCGGCCCGATCATCGCGAAACGGCCGACAGGGCCGCTCGTCGACGGAGCGCAGGCTGTTGAAGCCGCTGTAGGTGGTGCGGCAGAGGGAATCGGCACCGCCGACGAGGGCGGCATCGACTTCGCCGCTGCGCAGGGCGTCGAGGGCCAGGCCGAGGGCGAGGGTTCCGGAAGCGCAGGCCGACGATACGGTCTCGACGGGTCCCTGCAGACCGAGGGTCCGGGCGACGTTCTCGGCCGGGCTGCTCACCTGCTGGGAGACGAGCCAGGCGATTCCCGGCTGGTCGGAGCCCTCACCCGCGAAGCGCTCGAGGCCGCCGTAGAACTTCTCGCCTTCGAGCATGCCACCGGTGCTGCTGGCGAAAAAAGCCCCGACGGTGCCCTGCGGCAGACCACCGGCAGTGGCCTCGAGGGACGCCGCCAAGGCGAAGCGGTCGGCCCAGGCCAAGCGTCGCCAGTCGGCCACCTTCGCCGCCAGCTCCGCCGGCGCCGGCGGCACCTGGCCAGCGAGGTGAGTGGCGTAGGCGCTGTGCTCGAAGCGATCGAAGGGGCCGAGAGCGCAGTCGCCGGAGCACAGGCCGCGCCACAGCGGCTCGACGCCCCAGCCAAAGGCCGAAACGGCGCCCAATCCGGTGACGGCGACCGACGGTGAGCTCATGCGGGAGCGGCACCGGCCGCGGCTTTACGCTCTTCCACGAAGTCCGCCAAACGCCGGCAGGAAGCGAAGGCCTCCGGGTCCATCTCGTCACTCCGAATCTTGATCCCGTAGGCTTTCTCCATCGCGACGACCAGCTCGAGGGCATCGACCGAGTCGAGCCCCAGGCCTTCCCCGAAGAGCACGTCGTCGTCACCGATCATGTCCGGCGTCATGCCCTCGAGATTCAGGCTATCGATAATCAACTGCTTGACTTGAAGGATGGTATCCGCCATCTCTGACCTCCGAGGGTGGCTGCTCGCGCAGCGCCCTGAATGACTCCGAACCAAGCCTGCAACGCGCTTCGAGCGGGGCGCCGGTGGCGCCGGCCACCCGTGAAGGGGGCGTTGACGGCACCGGTATCCGCCGGGCTCGAGATCGCTCGACCAGTCATCAACCTGCCACAAGAGATTCGCGACCATGCAGCTCGGAGCCCGTGGAGTCCCCGGACCGACCTGAGAAAGGCGGCCGCCGCGGGCCCCACGGCGAAAGCCAGTATTATAGAGCAGATGGGGTTGTTTCTTTCCGATTTGCGAGCGGGAGACATGAGAGGGAATCCACTGGTCCAGGCGTTCGACCGCCTGGTCTCCAAACAGCCGACGCGGGCGCTGGTGCTCTCGCCCGGCCGGCGCGCCACGGCCGAGCAGGTCGACGCCCTGGCCCGCGCCGCAGCCCGCCCCCTGGAGGTGCTGCCTCCGGGCGCCATCATCGGCCTTCTGGCACCCAACGGCCCGGCCTTTCTGGCCTCGCTGCTGGCCCTCGCCCGGGCCGGCGCGACGGCGGTGCTGTTCGACCATCGCACGCCCTCCGTCGAGCGCTGCCGAGTGGCTCGCGACATCGGCGCCTATGCCTTCCTGAGCTGCGCGAAGGGATGGCCCGACGGCCCTGAGGACTGGCGCCTGGAAGCCTTCCCGGAGGCTCTCCCGGCGACCCGATCGATCGCTCCGGGCGGGGTCATCAAGCTGACCTCCGGCACCACCGGCTCGGCCCGCGGCATCGCCGCCTCGGCGGAAGCGCTGCTGGCCGATGACGCGGCCTTGATCCGCACCATGGGCATCGCTGCCGAGGATCGCCTGCTGGCCAATATCCCGTTCTCCCACTCCTATGGCCTGTCGAGCCTGGTGATCCCCTGCCTGGTTCGCGGCCTGCCCTTGATCGTGCCCGAGAGCGGCGGCCCGTTCGGCCCGATCTCCGCCGCCCAGCGGCTCGAAGCGACCGTTTTCCCCACCGTTCCGGCCTTTCTCTCGGCCCTCACCCGCCTCGCCGATCCGCCGCCGACGCCGCCGACGCTGCGCCTCGTCCTGAGCGCCGGCGCGCTGCTGCGGGCGGACACCGCGGGCCGCTTCCGCGAGCGTTTCGGCCAGCCGGTCCACGTCTTCTACGGCTCCAGCGAGTCCGGCGGCATCACCTACGATCGCGAAGGCGGCGGCGCCGAGCGGGGCACCGTCGGCACCCCCGTCGAGGGCGCCCGGGTCGAGCTCGAAGAGCTCACCGAAGACTCCTCCTGCGGCGCTGGACGGGTGATCGTGCGCTCGCCCGCCGTCGCCGACACCTATCTGCCGATGGCGGACCCCCGCCTCGCCGATGGCTGCTTCCGCACCCAGGATCTCGGCCGCTGGAACCGCCACGGCGAGCTGCTGCTGGTGAGCCGCCTCGACGACATCATCAACGTCCGCGGCAAGAAGGTGAATCCGCGCGAAGTGCAGCGCGTCCTGACGGACCACCCGGCGATCGAGGAGGTGGAGGTGTTGGCGATCCGTTGCCCGGAACGCCAGGAACCGGTGATCCGGGCGGTCATCGC from Acidobacteriota bacterium carries:
- a CDS encoding beta-ketoacyl-[acyl-carrier-protein] synthase family protein, which gives rise to MSSPSVAVTGLGAVSAFGWGVEPLWRGLCSGDCALGPFDRFEHSAYATHLAGQVPPAPAELAAKVADWRRLAWADRFALAASLEATAGGLPQGTVGAFFASSTGGMLEGEKFYGGLERFAGEGSDQPGIAWLVSQQVSSPAENVARTLGLQGPVETVSSACASGTLALGLALDALRSGEVDAALVGGADSLCRTTYSGFNSLRSVDERPCRPFRDDRAGLSIGEGGAALLLEPLESARRRDVEILALLAGSGASSDSHHMTAPQPEGEGAARALRRAIADAGLEADDLSFVNAHGTGTPHNDAAEWRALEAILGSAAETLPVTSSKACVGHLLGSAGCLEAVATVLGLVHGKVHPTPGDGAVDPALPVALVTGEARAVAGRHAVSLNLAFGGCNAAAVFSRP
- a CDS encoding beta-ketoacyl synthase N-terminal-like domain-containing protein is translated as MSSAPPSIVITGMGVLSAEGVGRAPLAAALAAGRGSRRPMEPFAGLPPRDGAATLAGRLPTVPFQQWIPPLVGRRMSPPSRFAVTAARLALDEAGYDLPETPDRDTGVVSATAFGPMSFTERLLDQVFGEGPAAASPFLFTECVANAPAAQISIQCRLAGPNLTVCQREASPLLMMARGAGELRAGRAGRMVVAAVEEMTPLIFAVLDRFRALARPCDGVEEARPFDRRRNGFIASEGATVLVLEPEERAGERGRLRLAAWGSAFDGTAGRSGWGRGDALLATQIRRGLERFGLSPGDLDLVISGASGSRAGDRLEGAVLRRLAVPGPVLAPKGVTGEYGGAFLAAAVLAMEGCPCGPTAGFREVDPAIALVPHDGSPLASPRRALVTSFAAGGAVSWLVLEALR
- a CDS encoding phosphopantetheine-binding protein, which translates into the protein MADTILQVKQLIIDSLNLEGMTPDMIGDDDVLFGEGLGLDSVDALELVVAMEKAYGIKIRSDEMDPEAFASCRRLADFVEERKAAAGAAPA
- a CDS encoding fatty acid--CoA ligase family protein, giving the protein MRGNPLVQAFDRLVSKQPTRALVLSPGRRATAEQVDALARAAARPLEVLPPGAIIGLLAPNGPAFLASLLALARAGATAVLFDHRTPSVERCRVARDIGAYAFLSCAKGWPDGPEDWRLEAFPEALPATRSIAPGGVIKLTSGTTGSARGIAASAEALLADDAALIRTMGIAAEDRLLANIPFSHSYGLSSLVIPCLVRGLPLIVPESGGPFGPISAAQRLEATVFPTVPAFLSALTRLADPPPTPPTLRLVLSAGALLRADTAGRFRERFGQPVHVFYGSSESGGITYDREGGGAERGTVGTPVEGARVELEELTEDSSCGAGRVIVRSPAVADTYLPMADPRLADGCFRTQDLGRWNRHGELLLVSRLDDIINVRGKKVNPREVQRVLTDHPAIEEVEVLAIRCPERQEPVIRAVIACPPGSLSRREVLDWCRGRLADHKRPRSVVLLDRLPRTPRGKVDRAALGRLISA